In Manis pentadactyla isolate mManPen7 chromosome 3, mManPen7.hap1, whole genome shotgun sequence, a single window of DNA contains:
- the ASB13 gene encoding ankyrin repeat and SOCS box protein 13 isoform X1: MEPRAADGCFVGDVGFWVERTPVHEAAQRGETLQLQRLIESGACVNQVTVDSITPLHVASLQGQTQCVQLLLAAGALVDARNIDGSTPLCDACASGSIECVKLLLSYGAKVNPPLYTASPLHEACMSGSSECVRCLVDVGANLEAHDCHFGTPLHVACAREHLDCVKVLLNAGANVNAAKLHETALHHAAKVKNVDLIEMLVEFGGNIYARDNRGKKPSDYTGSSGAPAKCFEFYEKTPLTLLQLCRVSFRRATGVRGLEKITKLNLPPRLIDYLSYN, translated from the exons gATTCTGGGTGGAGCGCACTCCTGTTCATGAGGCAGCCCAGCGAGGAGAGACCCTGCAGCTGCAGCGGCTGATCGAGAGTGGTGCCTGCGTCAACCAGGTCACGGTGGACTCTATCACACCCCTGCATGTGGCCAGCCTGCAGGgccagacacagtgtgtgcagcTTCTGCTGGCTGCCGGGGCCCTG GTGGATGCCCGCAACATCGATGGCAGCACTCCTCTCTGTGATGCCTGCGCCTCGGGCAGCATCGAGTGTGTGAAGCTCTTGCTCTCCTATGGGGCCAAGGTCAACCCTCCCCTGTACACAGCATCCCCGCTGCACGAGGCCTGCATGAGCG GAAGTTCCGAATGTGTTAGGTGTCTTGTTGACGTTGGGGCCAACCTGGAAGCGCATGACTGCCATTTCGGGACCCCTCTGCATGTTGCCTGTGCTCGGGAGCATCTGGACTGTGTCAAAGTGCTGCTCAATGCAG GGGCCAATGTGAATGCGGCAAAGCTCCATGAGACAGCCCTGCACCACGCTGCTAAGGTGAAGAATGTCGACCTCATCGAGATGCTTGTTGAGTTTGGAGGCAACATCTATGCGCGGGACAACCGGGGGAAGAAGCCGTCCGACTACACTGGGAGTAGTGGTGCGCCAGCCAAGTGCTTTGAGTTCTACGAAA AGACACCTCTGACCCTGTTGCAGCTCTGCAGGGTGAGCTTCAGGAGGGCCACTGGTGTCAGAGGGCTGGAGAAGATCACCAAATTGAACCTCCCTCCCCGGCTCATTGATTACCTTTCCTACAACTGA
- the ASB13 gene encoding ankyrin repeat and SOCS box protein 13 isoform X3: MEPRAADGCFVGDVGFWVERTPVHEAAQRGETLQLQRLIESGACVNQVDARNIDGSTPLCDACASGSIECVKLLLSYGAKVNPPLYTASPLHEACMSGSSECVRCLVDVGANLEAHDCHFGTPLHVACAREHLDCVKVLLNAGANVNAAKLHETALHHAAKVKNVDLIEMLVEFGGNIYARDNRGKKPSDYTGSSGAPAKCFEFYEKTPLTLLQLCRVSFRRATGVRGLEKITKLNLPPRLIDYLSYN, from the exons gATTCTGGGTGGAGCGCACTCCTGTTCATGAGGCAGCCCAGCGAGGAGAGACCCTGCAGCTGCAGCGGCTGATCGAGAGTGGTGCCTGCGTCAACCAG GTGGATGCCCGCAACATCGATGGCAGCACTCCTCTCTGTGATGCCTGCGCCTCGGGCAGCATCGAGTGTGTGAAGCTCTTGCTCTCCTATGGGGCCAAGGTCAACCCTCCCCTGTACACAGCATCCCCGCTGCACGAGGCCTGCATGAGCG GAAGTTCCGAATGTGTTAGGTGTCTTGTTGACGTTGGGGCCAACCTGGAAGCGCATGACTGCCATTTCGGGACCCCTCTGCATGTTGCCTGTGCTCGGGAGCATCTGGACTGTGTCAAAGTGCTGCTCAATGCAG GGGCCAATGTGAATGCGGCAAAGCTCCATGAGACAGCCCTGCACCACGCTGCTAAGGTGAAGAATGTCGACCTCATCGAGATGCTTGTTGAGTTTGGAGGCAACATCTATGCGCGGGACAACCGGGGGAAGAAGCCGTCCGACTACACTGGGAGTAGTGGTGCGCCAGCCAAGTGCTTTGAGTTCTACGAAA AGACACCTCTGACCCTGTTGCAGCTCTGCAGGGTGAGCTTCAGGAGGGCCACTGGTGTCAGAGGGCTGGAGAAGATCACCAAATTGAACCTCCCTCCCCGGCTCATTGATTACCTTTCCTACAACTGA
- the ASB13 gene encoding ankyrin repeat and SOCS box protein 13 isoform X2 codes for MEPRAADGCFVGDVGFWVERTPVHEAAQRGETLQLQRLIESGACVNQVTVDSITPLHVASLQGQTQCVQLLLAAGALVDARNIDGSTPLCDACASGSIECVKLLLSYGAKVNPPLYTASPLHEACMSGSSECVRCLVDVGANLEAHDCHFGTPLHVACAREHLDCVKVLLNAGANVNAAKLHETALHHAAKVKNVDLIEMLVEFGGNIYARDNRGKKPSDYTGSSETPLTLLQLCRVSFRRATGVRGLEKITKLNLPPRLIDYLSYN; via the exons gATTCTGGGTGGAGCGCACTCCTGTTCATGAGGCAGCCCAGCGAGGAGAGACCCTGCAGCTGCAGCGGCTGATCGAGAGTGGTGCCTGCGTCAACCAGGTCACGGTGGACTCTATCACACCCCTGCATGTGGCCAGCCTGCAGGgccagacacagtgtgtgcagcTTCTGCTGGCTGCCGGGGCCCTG GTGGATGCCCGCAACATCGATGGCAGCACTCCTCTCTGTGATGCCTGCGCCTCGGGCAGCATCGAGTGTGTGAAGCTCTTGCTCTCCTATGGGGCCAAGGTCAACCCTCCCCTGTACACAGCATCCCCGCTGCACGAGGCCTGCATGAGCG GAAGTTCCGAATGTGTTAGGTGTCTTGTTGACGTTGGGGCCAACCTGGAAGCGCATGACTGCCATTTCGGGACCCCTCTGCATGTTGCCTGTGCTCGGGAGCATCTGGACTGTGTCAAAGTGCTGCTCAATGCAG GGGCCAATGTGAATGCGGCAAAGCTCCATGAGACAGCCCTGCACCACGCTGCTAAGGTGAAGAATGTCGACCTCATCGAGATGCTTGTTGAGTTTGGAGGCAACATCTATGCGCGGGACAACCGGGGGAAGAAGCCGTCCGACTACACTGGGAGTAGTG AGACACCTCTGACCCTGTTGCAGCTCTGCAGGGTGAGCTTCAGGAGGGCCACTGGTGTCAGAGGGCTGGAGAAGATCACCAAATTGAACCTCCCTCCCCGGCTCATTGATTACCTTTCCTACAACTGA